One Primulina eburnea isolate SZY01 chromosome 4, ASM2296580v1, whole genome shotgun sequence genomic window, AGATTGTGTTGCTGCTTTCATTTCGTTTCACTTTTCTTTTTTGGTGTTGCTTTTCACCTAATTAAGGAGCAACTATAGCTCAAGAATCAAAATATAACAAGCAACAAACTAAAACTCACTGCAATGGATTAAGAAGCAACTAAGCTCAACAACTAAAACTTGAAAATTTATGTGACAGAAGTCGAATTTTTTCTCACATAATTAACTAGTTTCTAGTTGAGGTATTTTTAAGGGAATAGACTGAACTGCTCGACCTGGGTTGGATGTATCATTGTTTCTCTCATCCCATGCAGCTCAACCTTTGTTCACATCAGATTTGCTACCATGTTGAAGAGAAGTCTTTCTAGCGAAGTCGATGCAGGACCAATTATATGCGAACTCAAGTTCAGCTACCAGTAATCTCCACAGGTACAAGAACCCTTTTCAAAACTATGAAACCGCATCCTATCCCTTACCGTTATAATCCTATTCAACACCTTCGACACGATTTTCATCCAAGAATGGCAGTCAGTACAAGTACGCAAGTTTTTAGAAATCAAAATTTTAGTTCCTGGACTCGATTTCAGGATCCCATACGCCAATGTCAGCTTTTCACTGTGATAATTCAAGTTTTCCTCCTTTTCTTCCTCAGATATATCCATGAAAACTGAGTCACGTGCACATACATAACCTTCCATTCTTGCGCGATGGATCAACGCTTCCAATACTCTGTAGATCGCCTCAGTTTCAGGGTGTGATCTATCACCAGCCTTAAAGTAGTGAATGGAACCGTGCAATTCGACCCAACTTCTTCCTCTACACTTACGGACTCCCTTCTTATTCATGACATGCCTCACAGTTTCTGCATCGTCCCATTTATTTACAGAGCAGTACATATTTGACAACAATATGTAATCTCCACTTTCAAGATTCTTTATTTCTCCAACCGCAATTTCACCCAACTCGTGATTTTTGTATGTTTTACAAGCACTAAGCAGTGCCCTCCATGTGACAACGTCAGGTTCCATCGGCATTTCTTGAATTAATGCATAAGCTTCTTCTAGCAGTCCTGCTCTCCCAAACAGATCAACCATTGCTCCATAATGCTCAAGTTGTGGCTGAATCGAGAAATTCTTTTGCATAATGTCAAAATAATACCGACCCTGGTCCACAAACCCACAGTGACTACATGTTGTCAAAATACTGATAAAGGTTAAAGGATCAGGTGAAATTTTTTCTATTTGCATGTTTGAGAACGCAGATACTGCATCTGAAACAAGGCCATGCATCGCTAAACCTTTAATCATAGCATTCCATATGGAAACATCATTTCTTAAGGTAGTATCAAATATAGATTTAGCTATCTCAATTCTTCCACATCTTGAGTACATATCTATGAGAGCAGAAGACAAAATATAATTTAGTTGAACTTTTTTCTCGATCATCAACTCATGCACCCACTGTCCATGATTAAGAGCTCCAAGCCTGGAGCAAGCGGCAATAGCAGATGCAAAAGTAAATTTGTCTGGTTCGATACTTGCTTTTACCATATCTTTGAATAGGCCAATTGCCTCAAGAAAGTATCCGTCTTTTACACAACCTCCAATTGTTGAGTTCCAAGTGACCACATCTCGTGTAGATGATgccaaaaatattttcttggcaACATCAAATTCCCCAACCTTCACGAAACTATTGATAACAAAATTGGAATAAACCACATCGAAATTAAGGTGGAAAAATTCATCTAGTAATTTTCTAGCAAGATTGAGTTATTCACATGATGTATACACCCTAATCAACATGGATAAAAGGGGCGTGTACATTCCATACCCATGTTTAATGAATTTTCCGTGTACGGAATTCGCTGTTCTGAAATTTGGGGGTAGCTTGCACCCTTCAAGAATACGAAGAAGTGTCGGATCATCTAAAGAAATCAGCACATATAGGAGAATCAATTACACTTGGGCATTTTACATCTGTATATGAAATCTAATTCACGCTGGAAACAACAGAAAATTTAAAGTTCATTGATTTGGCATTTTACTAATGCAATCCTCAACCATCTTCAGCCACAGATCCACAAGAAAATGCCCGTCAATCATACAACAAAATAACATCTAaaaagcatgcaaaatttaaaTACAAAAAACAAAACATTTACAAAGAACTACACTCATAAGAACCAGCACACCAATCTCCAGTCGGAGAATATATCAAAGTTTAACTTAAATGATCCATCCCCTTTTCATTATCTTCAAGCGTAAAATTCTACCGTCTGGAAACTTCAGTTTGCAGAACTAATTCCATAAGCAAACCATAAGTACTGCAAATAACCCAAGAAGGTCACCCTCTAGAACACTGACATGCCACAAAACCAAACAAAACAAGCAGAATCAGGTCAAATGGAAAGCAAAGTACCTGTCACTGAATGAAGGTTTCGAGCTGGAGGTATGATTGAAGAAGGTTGTGGGATGAAAGCGGCGTTGTTTAACGATCCAAGAAACGCTGTTTTTGAAGAAAACAGGTTCCTTCGCACAACCTTCATCTATTTCTCAAACTAAAACAAATTTTTTAGCCTCCTCACAAATAAAAATCGGGTCAATTCAAAAAGACCGGGGTCCTCAAGAAATTAAGGGAACCGGGATTAAGACCCCCGGTTCCTTGTTttggtttttgtttttaatCTATAATTAAGAATAAACccgataaatatttttttaaaaaaagaaaaataataaataaaatcaaaagaaaAGTCCATTATATCCCTACACACGAATCATCACCATCTTCGCCCTGATCGACGCTGCCGCCTCATCAACCCCCGTCGACTCCACCTCCACCGCCCTTGCGTATCGCCACCTCTGCCATGGTTCACTTCTGTCTTTGTCTCCTTTCCTTTTGGGTGTTTGAATATTAATATGTTCGCTAGTTATTGATAGTAGGTTACCTTATTCTCACGCACATATTTATATCAATCGAGGACATGGTTGAAACGTAGAACAATAGATGAAAACTGAGCTTTTTTTTTCTCATTCGGCTTGCTCAAACCATTTTATGTGGGTCGGGTCCAGTTGGGTATCGCGTGTGGAGTTTTGGTGATTGGATGAAATTCTTTATGGCCATTGATATTCATTTAGTATGATTGTTGCATATATGCTATTTTGTATTCGGTTTGTTTTCTCATAgtattgtatttttgttatccAAATGGGCTTTTGTAGGCTCAAAACAAAACATGTTCTTTCATGTGTGTATCATGCATTCTGTATTCATCTGCTGAATAAAATCCATACCTGGTGGGTGGCAGACGCTGAAGAACCCATGAATTTCGATTGCCATGATTTGGAAAATATTGGAGGCAAAATTTTTTTGTGCAAATCGAAGTGCTTTTACAGAGATTTAATAATTGGTTGAAACCTAAAGTCAAGatatctattttattttatcagaTGACTAGTTCTATAGCTCTTCATGGAATTTGAGGATGTCAAATTTTGAAGGAGCGGGAGAGTGTTGTGCAGTAATCTGCCGAGTTTTGATTTCTATGAATGATCCgctttctttaatttttaatcGTCACAAACTGTTATTTTTTTCCTGTAGAAGGTACTTTTAGAGTCAGTAGTACTTTAAGAAAGTAAACCGTGGATTTCATTTGTTTTCATTTTTAGCATGTCAAGATTGATTTATCTTCAAGTGCTCATATGCCAACAATGAGGGATAGTGCGCGAGTATAGGGTTATGAATTTCTTATCCTGGAACAATTTAAAGGCTGTTTTATGTCTCTTCCTCTGTTTCTGTTGTATCGATGAGGCGTATTttcgtgtaacaagcagtattccTTGCCAAGGTAACATGGTAATGATAAAACTCGGAAAATGCGACATTCAATTAGCTCTGAATGAATACTACATTTTCTTATGCATTTGATCAATTTCTGCCAATTTTGAATCGAGTTTCATTGTTTTTTATATGTACTGTTAATAACTACATTTTTTTATCTTATCTCAATTGTATTCTTGCTTTTATGTTTGGATCTTGTTTTTATGTGGAAAATTCCTGAAATAACGTATATGTCCAGTATTTAAACAAAATATAATCATATTTAGACTCCAAGGTTATATCGAAGTGAAGAACCAAATTCTCCACCAAATGAAATCAAGAGTAATTATTTGGGAGGCTGTATTCAATTGCTAATTCATTATTATTGTTACTCAATCTCGTAGGCTGCGAGGATTCTCGCAAACTTGATTGTAGTGGGATCTGGAATAATGGCCAGAGCATTGGTGCAAGCATATCGTCAGGCCCTTGCAAGTAAGTCCTCTTTGGGATTCTGACTGGAGTTCTTGTGTAAGCTTATTGTGAACGGCTTAGAAGCTTCAACAGATTACAAGATGTTCTCAATGACAACCTTTTTATTATATGGTGAAATAGCAAGGAGTTTTGAATCTGATAACATCTTACTATTGGTGCATATAATCCCTCATCATTATCATTTCTGATCGAATGTATGTATCTTTTGCTTTCATTGAAATTAGTTTGGGACTAACTCTGGGATTATGACCATGCTGTGTCGTCAGTTTCTTTTTCACGCTTGGCCTTTTTCAATATTTCTTTcacttttactatttatttcaGATGCCTCAAAGAATGGAGTTGCTCAAGAAGCTGTGCAGAACATCAAAAGGGCAAGTAAGACAATGACTGAAGCAGAGGCAAGGCAAATTTTAGGTGTCACCGAACAGACAACATGGGAAGAGATTTTGAAGGTTTCCCATAAAATGACTAAAAACAGTTGTCTGCAAAAAAATTTCTATATTTCCACATAATGGCATTGACTTGAAATATCACCTCTTGTTTTCAGCAGTATGATAACCTGTTCGAACGGAATGCTAAGAATGGGAGTTTCTATCTTCAATCTAAGGTCCACAGAGCCAAAGAATGTCTGGAAACATTTCACCAAACAAAACCACCAGAAACAAATTGAATGGATTACGCAGTCTCCCTTCAAGTGGTGTCTTCTGCATATTTGAGGAGCTGCCCAATAATTCTTGGCAGGTTTTCCTCTCACGCATCTTCCATATGTGGACTTCCTACAATTTTGATACAAAATGTTACTCTTCCTCCCTCAATATGTATTGATATTTGGCTGATGGTTCTGTATAATTTGAAGACCAGAATGTTTTATTCTCCAAAATTAGCATATGATACTTTTAATCGTGTCTGTAGCCTTACCAAAATCTGAGTTAAGGAAGCGACTCCTTGTTTCAAAGTACGTCATGCGTGAGCAAAATAAACGAGACATATGGTGCTCCAAACCTAAACGGGGGAAAATTGAAATCTAAGCTTCACCCAATCTCCTGCCCTGTTACAAAAGTTGGATTTCACTTGTTTTGGGTCGAATGATATCAGATCGGTAAAGTAGACCCTACCCCTGCGGGCACTGCCCGCAGGGTAGATCTAACGACTCGGATTTTTCcgagccaatttttttttttttttaatacatggtggtgggcccggatcactcatgtGTGGAGTGATCCGGGCCGTTCCCTTCCCGCACGGACAGGGTGAAATAATCCTATCAGATCTATGTTGGATTAGTTTGGTCGGTACTAGTATCGAATATCACACATCTTTATGTTTGAGGTTAGGTAAAATTGGCTCGCGTCGAAAACGGAATACGAATTATTTTGCATTATAGTTTAAGTTGGAATTAAGTCTTAATTTGTTTGATTTGAATTTGGTTTTTGAATCTTGTTAAGTGAAATTATATAATGGCTTCATCTAATGAGCTTGTTCGATTTTAAATATACTTATGACCTATTAATAAATCAAAAGCTCGCGAGCAATTTGAGATCTTCTAAGTAaacatttaaatttgaattaagattgatatatataattgcatctattcaaaattcaaattaagtCGAGGcacaagaatttgattaaaaaaaacatatatttggGTCAACCGGAGAAGTTTGCAAGTAAGTTCAAATTGTTTGTATTCATTACAGTTAAATTTGAATGTTGTATTGCACATATCGCCTTACCGACAGGAACATCGTAGGTCAACAAACTGTTAACTTCCTCTCAATTCTTTTACTTGAAAAAGTGGAAGCAATACTACACACAGGCTAATAGCAATTATCACAAAAACACTCTGGATGACCAAAAAACATTTCCTTACAAATTGCAATTATCTTGCACAAAATCTTTATCAACAAAATTAAACTCTCTACAACTTCATCATTCAAGAAATATTTCTAAAGCAAATCTTTTCCAACAAAATGAAACATTACACGTTAAACAAGAATATAACATTAGAcattaaacaaaaaaatatttctgtACTCGTTTTCAGAATAAAGAACACGTGCAAAATTGTTATATAAACAACTTCAAGTGTTTTCACTGGTAAGACGACAAAAGATCTCACCAGAAGCTTAACGGAGATGATGCTCTGGTGCTCCAGCCACAGGCCACATAATAAGAATGCTATAAGCAAATTTAAGATCATCATGCATTTGGAGTAATACCCCGAGCTTGCATGTATGTCAAAAACTGGGAAGGCAATTCTGCCAAAAGAGATTGAGTCACCGATATTTCTCCACCtgcaaataaaaattaaaattttcttaaaacaaTCTTTTAGCGTAACTTTAGACTCCCAACTTTAGGTAACAGTTATATTGAATCGAGCCCGACTGCAACACTAAAGTTTATAAGTGATAATATCGGTGCAATCCAAATCTTTAAAATGTAGGTTAACCCATGCAAAACACTCTGGTTGCTTTCTAGTGAAGGTTATCAGACAATCCAGGGATTTGGATTATTTTTCATGCCGATCCAAAAATCCCCATCAATTGCTCAGACTGAGAATCAATCCAGTGTCATTGGTtctgatattaatttttttggccGGGCATCTGTCATCTCTCCGAAAAGCACATTTTTGAACTATACAAGTATACAACAACCAAGCGTCGTGTTTGAATATTATCCCATATAGACCAAGAGGTTCTTTATCTAATACATTTCAGGCTTACCCTGTACATCTCGGAAAGGGAGAAACTGAACTATATCACGTGATGCAACCCTTCCACTCGAACTTTCAAGTCTCTCCCCTTTATCTGCATCTAATatctgataaaaaaaaaagtggcaAAAGTACAGCATAGAGTAGGATGGATATCAAATATCAGCTGGAAATGTTGCTACTCCCATTTTAGGATATGCTTCTAACAAGTTGAGACCATTTAAAGAAGATAAGAAAAACACATACTTCCATTTCCTTAAAATCAGCACCTCCAACCCCAACAATTAGTATGGACAGTGGCAGATCTGATGCCATGACAAGGGCATCCTTTGTTTCCTGAAGATCTGTAATAACCCCATCCTAAAGAGGTTCGAGTGTTGGAACAAATGTTAAAAGACAGGATCAAACAAAAAAACGCATGAAATCAGACAGAAGCGACGATGACTTGACCTAATAACTGCAAAATTATTACACAGTTCTGTTACGAGATGCAGATGCATCAACAAGAACGCAATTCAGTATAAACAATCCATATACGAAACTTGAAAGTGTAAGTTTCATTACCGTGATGATTAACAAAATGAAATACTTTTTTTCACCATTGGCAACAGATCCACTAGCTATCTGTGCTGCCTTCGTAACTACATGTCCAAATAATGTAGGTCCGGCCAGTGAAACATTGAATAGAGCACTTGTATATGCCATCATAATCCCATGGATTCCTTCAACCTGGGACAAATGATAAGTGATGATGAAAAATTACCACTAGTGGAAAGAAACGAGTTTTAAAAAAGAAGGTTCACCTCACAATAATGACTGCTGCCATTTAAGTTGAAACAATGGGATACAGGACCATCAATTGGACGAGCTCCAAAACCCCAAGCAGGAAATTTTTTGTCTGAATCATAAAACTGCAAAACTCCTCCTACCTCTGAAATTGCCTAAATTTAGAGAAGTGAAATCAGTTGTCTTTTCACACCTATATGCGTCAAAATCACTTAGAAATACATCTTACTCTCTGATATGCATTTAGTCTTCCTGAAGGATCAATATAGTGCAATGAATCCGGTAATCGGGGATTGCCATTTGAAGCTGGTTAAACAAGCGAGCATTAGTGAAGACCTATTCAAAACTCCGATCAAATTGTATTCAAGTATATACATTGACGTGCATTCATCACTGAGAGAGATAAGCAAAGACGCCACATATTTGAAGGTAGGAAAAGTGAAATCTTGATAAATTAGttcttaaattttataaagaaGGGAAAATGTATGCTCATGCATAATCCACCTTTGATACTGCAACCTTTTTATAATATTAGATGCCATTTAAAATTTGTATAACATTAGCTATTGAACTAAGTAGGTCATTTCATAACTTAGGCTTATAGCCCCTCATATGTCCACAAGAAAGAGGCAACACAGTTTTTAGATAATCAAATGATTACATTATTTTGTAGAGAATTTCATGTTGTTTGATTTATTCAGAATTCCAAAAAGTAAAAGATGTCCAAAAAAGGAAAGCCACATAAATAATGTCGTTCAACCACCTAACCTACATCCACTGTGCAAGGACCATATGCCCAAATAAACTGCAAATCTTTATTTATCACAATCACTTCCTCTTCATACCCAGGCAATAAAAATCCAAAAATGAGAACAGTTTAATGGATGGAATCAATCTAATTATTCATGATCAAATCAGAAAATTATTTCCACACGGTGCACAATTTTGTAATCACATTTCTACAGTTTTTCGGTACTCATTTGTGTAATGAGTAGTGTAGTTGGCACATTTTTTTCTTACTTTAACATATTCAGAATTTTGAAGCAGATAAAGTATGGTTCTTTTCAGTGCATCGGGCAAAGGGGCAAGAAAAGTCCTTCACTTTAAATATGACCATACATGCCATAGCAGAAGTAGGGAGTAATGAGCAAAATGGATCAAGTTGATAGGTGGAGACCACTAAGAGACCACCACTTATGTACAAAAGGTGAGGTAGTAGGAACTACATGACATGACCACTGCATCTCTATATTAACATTTATTATCACAAATATAATTGGGTGAGTATTAGGTTTCAACCTATTGGAATTGGTTGAAACAATACCAGACAACCACCGCTATATAGCAGGATCTGCCTCAAAAATATAATCTGAGATTGAACCAGCAAGAACCATTTCAGGAAGGAGGAAAATCAAGCCTAGAACAAGAAGTAACTTATATCAACTTAATTTGTGGAAATGTCTCAACAATACAGAAACCATGTAAATTTTATTGCCATCCACTATTACATGGCCTGGTTTGGCTTTCACAATAACAGCCTTTATTTTAGATATGTAATGTATTATCATAAGTAACATGCTCTCTCCAAAATCTTCCTAAGATAATAAATACCACTGAAGGAGTAAAATTATGATGCATGAATCTAGGCAGAACGTAGAGCAGCATAAATTGATTATCTAACTATCGCCAAAAAGAATCTATCTTTTCAGTGCACAAattgaaattgaaaaaaaaaatccagttctcaaaaacataaacagATCTAGCCACGTAAGACAGCCAAAACAAAATCAAACACACATGTAAACAAGCATACCAGTGAAATCAATTGCAACCATGAAGTTCAGCTCAAAACCTCCAGCCAAGTAATCTAGGAATGTATAACGGATGTTTTCTGAATACTTGTCCACAAACAACTGACTCTTCAAGACCTATGGATGAAAGATAAAAACCAAGCAACAATGACATTCTGGTAGGAAAATTTATTGAGGAAAACTAGACATTTTACcttgttttgttgattttgctCAACAGACACTGGGATGAACAAATTCTCCCCTGTGACAACAGAATGTAGCTTTTCTAACCCTGCCAGTGATTTTTgaactttcctggataataagGATGTGGAGAATGCAAGTTCAGAAACAGTAAACGTACTTGGCAAATAGAAACGAACAGTCACTTACCCAAGTAAATCATGTTTTCCATTGCTATTGAAGTTAAAACACTCGATGGTTAATGGGCTGTCCTGCAACAATAAGAATTTATTATTACATTGAAAAGAACccctaaaaaagaaaaaaagaaagtagCTTAAAATGGGATGAGAAAACATAACTTCCAATTTCGCATTCAGTTCTACTTCAACTATTCATGTTTAATTTGAACACACCAATGCCGGTCCAGAACCTAGCTTGTTATAAGGTTTCAGCATGGAATAAGTTTTTCATGGCTAGCTTGAATGAAAACTCCACAGTGCATTAGATAAGAATTAGTTAGGACTATGGAAAAAGCTACTTAATTATCTAACATGGAAGTATGCCACCAAGTGAGAGGATGAGGTTTTAGTTTCAATCTAGTGTTGCAACCTTTTAGGACTAGTTTCAGTACCTTACTTCCAACTTGCTGAATACTCAAGAAAATTGGTTTCCATTTTGGATTGTGGTCATTATTCAAGACTTCAGTTTTGCAAATTGGAGTAATTACACCACTTTCTGTGATTTTCGATATCACCAGAAAAGGATCCTgttaacaaaacaaaacaagaaccTTTACATCAGCTCTTCCACCTTCGTATGCAAATACAACAGCAAAATTAAAAGGAAGAACTTCCATAGTCCATACGCATTTGCAAAACAAATCCTTAGATTCCAAGCCTGAGCATCTCAATATCAATTCAGTTGTAGTCTTTGAGGCAACAATCTCTTCGGCGTAAATTGTGAGCTGACCATATCTTTGCACATGGGTTGGACTACGAACTTCTTCCCATCCAAGATCTAAGGTCAATGTCTTGTTTGATTTTGTGACAATCTAATAGGAAGAAAGAAATATGGATCACATTGGTGTGGGAAATGACCAACTTCTAACAGTAATTTCTTGCACTGGAATTTAAAAAGCTCTTTAACAGATATATTTCATGTTGCCAAAAACGCTGGACAAACGAATAATTAAACCATAATAAAGAAGTTACTGAAACAGACTTGAATTCTAGTGACACTCCAGTCAACTAATAAATTCAATATCAGAGAAGCTATTATGGAAACTTATAGGCAGTACTCATATGATTAACGAGGTATTCCAACCAGGGTAATATATCAAAAAAACTTGACTATAATAAAAACTATCCTCTAAAGCAAGTACTGTATTCTAAACTATATCGTAAAACAAAGCAAATTATAAAAACAGTGAACCCAGAAAAACAGAGCCCCATTGTGGTGCAATGTGTCTGGGTTCTCAGCGGCATTGACTGTGCAATTAATACTGATTGCTTTATTTCTATTTCTGCTGCATTTCTTTGATAAAGGCATCATGGCTAGAATGATAAAGAATTATACCTGTGATAATGAACAACTAGACTCACCAAGAAACTGCTGCTCCTCCAGCTTAATTGCCTATGCAAGACAACAATATATTTATCCAAACAGAAATACAAACTTAGTAGATAGCAGTGAACATAAAACTTGCATAAATCACGTTTCGGCATCCATATTAGAGTACAGGGCTCGTTCCATATACAGCAAATAGAGCAAAGATCGGCAACCAGGATGATAAAGAATTTGAAAAACAGGAGACAGCAAAAAGAAGCTATTCAACAACACCTCACAGGCAATTAGGCTCAGAAAAACAATTTGTCGTTTACCATATCCTTCTCCATTagctaacaaaataaaaaaaaaaccaaagaaACACGATCTTTCCCTCGATAAAATAAAACTACTTTTTCTGTGTATCGgggggagagagagagagagaaaacCAAAGAAACACGATATAAATAAAACTACTTTTTCTGTGTATCGGGgagggagagagagagagagagagagagagggagGGAGGGAGCGAGCGAGCGAGAGAGAGAGagcgagagagagagagagagagagagagagagcgaGCGAGCGAGCGagcgagagagagagagagagagagagagagaatttAGCTAAATGAATGTCAAACAAGAATTTTTCCTAACGAAAAGAACCCAGCCACACAAAACCATAAAACTCAAACATTGCCTCACTGATTATGATTATTCAACAAAATCTCAATAATAAAAGCCATACAGTAAAGACAATTGATATACCTTCACATCAACATCGTGAAACTGAGTGTCAACATCATATACTCGAACCCTGGAATGAATACAGTTTCCTTGTTTTATAAAATTGCGACAAAAATAAGGAAGTCTTTGATACTTTTGTTATAAAGGCAATAATAACATATCAAAACTCACACAAAATTCTGCACCATCTCAAACTGATAAGTAACTATGTGCTTTCTAATCCACTTGGGATTCAATGAATTCAAAACTACTTCGGTGCGTCCAAGCTCTTGAAGCAAACCATCGGTTCCTTTCATATAAAGAACTGCCATAGGATcactctgaaaggtgaaatcaaCTGTGAGTggcaagaacaagtatccaacAGCAGCAACTTATGTGCAAGGGGAATCGCCAGAATTAGCAGGTATGCTTGGTAAATACTAGAGAGCACAACTTTACATAGAAAAAGTGTTAAGGAAATATTTACATGTATTATTCTGGAACAGATGCAATTCAAATTTACAGCCATATCTCCACAGCATGTAATACATCAGAAAAATATTGAGTGTACGAAAGAGCTAATTACTCTAATGCTGACATATGAATAGAATGATTAGCGAAATtgtgaaaacaaaacaaagagATGTGAACAGAGAATGGTGGCATGATATGGTGATAAGTAGTTGGCAAACAACATAATATGATTGTCTAACTATGAATTGGTAGAAAATTCAACTTGTATACTTTCTTGTGTCAGTGTGATACATCAACATACCTTGGAGAACACATCCCGATCACGCAAGTTTAAAGCAGAAAGAGATAGCTGCACATCATGCAAAAACAGTAAGAATGCCAATCTCAAAGGGTTCATTAACAAGAAAGTATGTCGAAAGTGGACACTGCTGTAGAGTCAAATCCATTTACTAAAGCCAGTAGACAACTATTAGTACGGTGACAGAAACTATCAAGTAGTCGATGAAGTTGATGCCATGTCAAAGAGAATTCAGAGTGGATCACGGGATGACATACTTGACCCAACGTCAACAATTGTCAAAATGCATATCAAAAAAGAAGTTTCCTTTTTGTAGCTGAAAATCATATGCTATGAATCCGTCTGTACAAAATTTGATAATTCCATGAATCTGTCAATACGAAATTCAGCTTCAAAATAAGCATATTTTATCCTCGTCAGACTCCTTCATTAGAAGGCTTGCAACGACAAACAATTAACTAGTTGGCGTAAGGAAACTATTGAGGGGATGGAGCAAAGACAATTCAGTCGATGAATTTCTAGAAGAGAGTTGCCATTAACATTGTTCCACTCTGCCACGTGTTAGACGTCACACTCCATTTTGCTAGTTCATGAAAAGGAGGACACTCTCCACATGAGCCGGTGATTTACATGGGCACACAAACTGAAATGGAATTATGACAGAGCAAAGAAGGTCAATAAATCCAGTTTAAATTTGACTAGTTGACTTGTCTGTTGACTGGGAAGTTGACTGCTAACTGGGTTGACAACCAAATACTGAGTTGGATGGATAT contains:
- the LOC140829273 gene encoding pentatricopeptide repeat-containing protein At5g50990 isoform X3; the encoded protein is MKVVRRNLFSSKTAFLGSLNNAAFIPQPSSIIPPARNLHSVTGCKLPPNFRTANSVHGKFIKHGFVKVGEFDVAKKIFLASSTRDVVTWNSTIGGCVKDGYFLEAIGLFKDMVKASIEPDKFTFASAIAACSRLGALNHGQWVHELMIEKKVQLNYILSSALIDMYSRCGRIEIAKSIFDTTLRNDVSIWNAMIKGLAMHGLVSDAVSAFSNMQIEKISPDPLTFISILTTCSHCGFVDQGRYYFDIMQKNFSIQPQLEHYGAMVDLFGRAGLLEEAYALIQEMPMEPDVVTWRALLSACKTYKNHELGEIAVGEIKNLESGDYILLSNMYCSVNKWDDAETVRHVMNKKGVRKCRGRSWVELHGSIHYFKAGDRSHPETEAIYRVLEALIHRARMEGYVCARDSVFMDISEEEKEENLNYHSEKLTLAYGILKSSPGTKILISKNLRTCTDCHSWMKIVSKVLNRIITVRDRMRFHSFEKGSCTCGDYW
- the LOC140829273 gene encoding pentatricopeptide repeat-containing protein At5g50990 isoform X1, whose amino-acid sequence is MKVVRRNLFSSKTAFLGSLNNAAFIPQPSSIIPPARNLHSVTDDPTLLRILEGCKLPPNFRTANSVHGKFIKHGYGIFVKVGEFDVAKKIFLASSTRDVVTWNSTIGGCVKDGYFLEAIGLFKDMVKASIEPDKFTFASAIAACSRLGALNHGQWVHELMIEKKVQLNYILSSALIDMYSRCGRIEIAKSIFDTTLRNDVSIWNAMIKGLAMHGLVSDAVSAFSNMQIEKISPDPLTFISILTTCSHCGFVDQGRYYFDIMQKNFSIQPQLEHYGAMVDLFGRAGLLEEAYALIQEMPMEPDVVTWRALLSACKTYKNHELGEIAVGEIKNLESGDYILLSNMYCSVNKWDDAETVRHVMNKKGVRKCRGRSWVELHGSIHYFKAGDRSHPETEAIYRVLEALIHRARMEGYVCARDSVFMDISEEEKEENLNYHSEKLTLAYGILKSSPGTKILISKNLRTCTDCHSWMKIVSKVLNRIITVRDRMRFHSFEKGSCTCGDYW
- the LOC140829273 gene encoding pentatricopeptide repeat-containing protein At5g50990 isoform X2, whose amino-acid sequence is MKVVRRNLFSSKTAFLGSLNNAAFIPQPSSIIPPARNLHSVTDDPTLLRILEGCKLPPNFRTANSVHGKFIKHGFVKVGEFDVAKKIFLASSTRDVVTWNSTIGGCVKDGYFLEAIGLFKDMVKASIEPDKFTFASAIAACSRLGALNHGQWVHELMIEKKVQLNYILSSALIDMYSRCGRIEIAKSIFDTTLRNDVSIWNAMIKGLAMHGLVSDAVSAFSNMQIEKISPDPLTFISILTTCSHCGFVDQGRYYFDIMQKNFSIQPQLEHYGAMVDLFGRAGLLEEAYALIQEMPMEPDVVTWRALLSACKTYKNHELGEIAVGEIKNLESGDYILLSNMYCSVNKWDDAETVRHVMNKKGVRKCRGRSWVELHGSIHYFKAGDRSHPETEAIYRVLEALIHRARMEGYVCARDSVFMDISEEEKEENLNYHSEKLTLAYGILKSSPGTKILISKNLRTCTDCHSWMKIVSKVLNRIITVRDRMRFHSFEKGSCTCGDYW